In Fusarium oxysporum Fo47 chromosome VII, complete sequence, the following proteins share a genomic window:
- a CDS encoding amino acid/polyamine transporter I: protein MTTSVIEKPTQDGLRGRSSFTKGENTELSADAAKLMAMGYEPQLKRDVSTLQLIGVAFMVTASWLGVTGGFTTGVVIGGSVCLVYGLIIVAVLSTFFAITLAELSSAMPTAGGQYYWVSILAPERAARPSAFFTGLCNLAGGIVSTAGASVLIGHMVLACVKLCHPSFEIKAWQVYLVGLCFNWSGCIININKTVVAKSVSLGMFVSIVVCLAIVVAVPAASPSHTSPSFIFTSTDNVSGWNSKGMAFLAGLINANYSFGLIDSAVHLAEDIKNPEKNVPKALFFTVGIGFVTAWPLAILLMYCLTDFDDVVNTATGVPLLELFYISFNRSKAGAVVMMSGLISKICWAFARDNGLPLSRIWSRVHPTMNVPVHALMLCSVLVSILSALCIASSTAFNSLAAGVIIFPSLSYTLPAIFSLLPRNKHIKGPFNLGVIGTVSKVITAAFCIFATVIYSFPYVMPATASSKDSRNSMITKFH from the exons ATGACGACCTCTGTGATCGAGAAGCCCACCCAAGATGGGCTACGTGGTCGCAGCTCTTTCACCAAAGGGGAGAATACTGAGCTCAGCGCGGATGCTGCAAAGTTAATGG CGATGGGTTATGAGCCGCAGTTGAAGCGAGACGTGAGCACTCTTCAACTGATCGGAGTAGCTTTCATGGTCACTGCGTCTTGGCTTGGCGTAACAGGAGGTTTCACGACCGGAGTGGTGATCGGCGGCTCAGTTTGCCTTGTATACGGCCTGATCATCGTGGCTGTCTTGAGTACATTCTTCGCTATCACCCTTGCCGAGCTGTCAAGTGCCATGCCTACAGCCGGGGGTCAGTATTACTGGGTGTCTATACTTGCCCCTGAAAGGGCCGCCCGCCCATCTGCCTTTTTCACTGGCCTTTGCAACTTGGCTGGCGGTATCGTGTCTACGGCTGGGGCCAGCGTCTTGATAGGACACATGGTACTGGCTTGTGTCAAACTTTGCCATCCATCATT TGAAATCAAGGCTTGGCAGGTCTACTTGGTAGGACTTTGTTTCAACTGGAGTGGTTGCattatcaacatcaacaagactgTCGTTGCCAAGAGTGTATCACTTGGCATGTTTGTCAGTATTGTTGTCTGCCTCGCTATCGTAGTCGCTGTCCCAGCTGCCAGCCCTTCTCATACGTCTCCGTCCTTCATTTTCACGAGTACCGATAATGTGAGCGGCTGGAATTCCAAAGGCATGGCCTTCCTGGCTGGCCTGATCAATGCCAACTACAGTTTTGGGCTTATTGATAGTGCTGTTCACTTGGCCGAAGATATCAAGAATCCCGAGAAGAACGTCCCGAAGGCCTTGTTTTTCACAGTGGGAATCGGCTTCGTGACGGCTTGGCCTCTTGCAATTCTCCTCATGTATTGCCTGACAGATTTCGACGATGTTGTGAACACAGCAACCGGTGTTCCTCTGCTTGAGCTTTTCTACATATCATTCAACAGAAGCAAGGCCGGAGCTGTCGTCATGATGTCCGGTCTTATT TCAAAAATTTGCTGGGCCTTTGCAAGAGATAACGGTCTCCCTCTATCAAGAATTTGGTCCAGAGTTCACCCCACCATGAACGTACCGGTTCATGCTTTGATGCTCTGCTCCGTACTGGTGTCGATTTTATCAGCCCTCTGTATAGCTTCGTCAACAGCTTTCAACAG TCTCGCTGCTGGTGTCATCATTTTtccttctttatcttatacCCTTCCGGCTATATTTTCTCTACTGCCCCGGAACAAGCATATCAAGGGACCTTTTAACTTGGGTGTCATTGGAACTGTTTCCAAGGTCATCACAGCTGCCTTCTGTATCTTCGCGACGGTTATCTACTCATTCCCATATGTGATGCCTGCGACCGCAAGTAGTAAGGATTCCCGCAACTCAATGATTACTAAGTTTCACTAA